A single window of Vibrio alfacsensis DNA harbors:
- a CDS encoding NAD-dependent succinate-semialdehyde dehydrogenase, whose translation MIQLLRSEKLKSLFESLSSPEGIAVINPATEEELLRLKPSLLMELDEQIEQCRIAQQDWSKLAAKERSLILKSWFQLLVEHADDIATIITLEQGKPLAESRGEVAYGASFVEWFAEEAKRAYGEVIPAPSMDRRLSTIKQPVGVCAAITPWNFPIAMITRKAAPALAAGCGMIVKPSELTPLTAIAVVDLAHQAGIPKALLSLVISEQAAEFGQLLSTDPRIKKISFTGSTRVGKILLKQASDSVKAVSMELGGNAPFIVFDDADIESAINGLIASKFRNAGQTCVCTNRLYVHESIKDEFVAVLLDKVSALQVGNGREPTITLGPVITMAAKHRLEANIDQAVQEGAVIINQPQKLPGRFMEPVLLDNIEQGMAIVQQELFGPVLPIITFENDEQVLAMANDTEYGLACYFYTDSLKRIIKFSECLDYGMVGVNEGIISTEVAPFGGIKESGIGREGAKQGMDEYLETKYVCLGGIN comes from the coding sequence ATGATTCAGCTATTACGTAGTGAAAAACTAAAAAGTTTATTTGAAAGCCTATCTTCACCAGAGGGAATCGCTGTCATTAACCCTGCGACAGAGGAGGAGTTACTTCGCTTAAAGCCTAGTTTGCTCATGGAGCTGGATGAACAGATTGAACAGTGCAGAATAGCACAACAAGACTGGTCAAAGTTGGCAGCGAAAGAACGATCTCTGATACTCAAAAGCTGGTTTCAGCTGCTTGTAGAGCACGCTGACGATATCGCCACTATTATCACCTTAGAGCAAGGGAAACCTCTCGCAGAAAGCCGTGGAGAGGTCGCGTATGGTGCATCCTTTGTTGAATGGTTCGCAGAGGAGGCCAAGCGCGCTTATGGAGAGGTTATTCCAGCTCCATCTATGGATAGGCGTTTGTCTACCATTAAACAGCCTGTAGGTGTGTGTGCGGCGATTACACCATGGAACTTTCCTATTGCAATGATCACTAGAAAAGCGGCGCCTGCTCTTGCTGCTGGCTGCGGAATGATCGTAAAACCATCAGAGCTAACACCGCTAACGGCTATTGCTGTTGTGGATTTAGCGCATCAAGCTGGTATTCCTAAAGCGTTATTGTCTCTAGTTATTTCTGAGCAAGCTGCGGAATTTGGGCAGCTGCTGAGTACCGATCCAAGAATCAAGAAGATATCTTTCACTGGCTCTACACGTGTTGGGAAAATCTTATTGAAGCAAGCGAGTGATAGCGTAAAAGCCGTTTCTATGGAGCTTGGCGGAAATGCCCCTTTTATTGTCTTTGATGATGCAGATATAGAAAGTGCCATAAATGGATTGATTGCATCTAAATTTCGCAATGCAGGACAAACGTGTGTATGCACCAACAGATTATATGTACACGAGAGCATCAAAGATGAATTTGTTGCAGTCCTATTAGATAAAGTATCTGCATTGCAGGTTGGTAATGGGCGGGAACCAACAATCACACTTGGTCCGGTTATCACGATGGCGGCTAAGCATCGCCTGGAGGCAAATATCGATCAGGCAGTGCAAGAGGGGGCTGTCATCATTAACCAGCCTCAAAAGCTACCTGGGCGCTTTATGGAGCCTGTTTTACTCGACAATATCGAGCAAGGCATGGCGATTGTTCAGCAGGAGTTATTTGGACCTGTCTTGCCCATCATTACGTTTGAGAATGATGAACAAGTTCTCGCAATGGCAAATGACACTGAGTATGGGTTAGCATGCTACTTCTATACAGATAGCTTGAAACGAATTATCAAATTCAGTGAATGTCTAGACTATGGCATGGTTGGTGTTAATGAGGGGATCATTTCTACGGAAGTTGCTCCCTTTGGTGGTATCAAAGAGTCAGGTATAGGGCGTGAGGGTGCCAAGCAAGGGATGGACGAATATTTAGAGACTAAATATGTTTGTCTCGGTGGGATAAATTAG
- a CDS encoding methyl-accepting chemotaxis protein, producing MKLKTQAYFLSAIILTALLALTASGLWTLRVASNLDNKARVTELFKSAYSILTEVEKMAIEGKMSESEAKALATRLLRNNRYKDNEYVYVADENMMFIAAPLDPQLHGTSFHDFRDGNGNSVGQLIVDVLGHRTGQIVEYTWTQQLPDGTIEEKHSIAEKTPHWGWVVGTGIGFNEVNARFWSTAQWQLALCLAIAGAILGGLIISIRKMLNLLGGEPNDVRKAVQAVAQGNIQIKFDTVAPKGSIYDAVQDMSQSLAKMVTNLESSMHDLRSELSAVESRSNSIAELTMSQQQSTAMIATAMTEMASSANHVATSASDTANNTDEADKQSQHTQSLIHSTVDNIQGLATQLNTASQAVADLDQDVNSIVKVLDVIGDIAEQTNLLALNAAIEAARAGEQGRGFAVVADEVRNLAGRTQDSTKEIQLMIANLQDGSRNAIQTMEICAETSESTVTESMNASEALQQIVTALESISEMSQQIATAAAEQTQVSDDIAHRINLIEESGCQLNLVVNESQTSTQTLSALANELEGWVKKFSVKS from the coding sequence ATGAAACTAAAAACTCAAGCTTATTTCTTATCTGCAATCATATTGACTGCTCTACTTGCTCTGACGGCATCAGGACTTTGGACTCTTCGAGTTGCAAGCAATCTTGATAACAAAGCTCGAGTAACAGAACTATTTAAAAGTGCTTACAGCATTCTGACCGAAGTGGAAAAAATGGCCATCGAGGGCAAAATGTCAGAAAGCGAAGCTAAGGCCCTGGCAACTCGACTATTGAGAAATAATCGCTATAAAGATAACGAATATGTTTATGTTGCCGATGAAAATATGATGTTTATTGCCGCGCCACTTGATCCTCAACTACACGGCACAAGCTTTCATGATTTCCGTGATGGAAATGGTAATAGCGTCGGTCAATTGATAGTCGATGTATTGGGCCATAGAACAGGTCAAATCGTTGAGTACACTTGGACGCAGCAGTTACCAGACGGCACGATTGAAGAAAAGCACTCTATCGCAGAGAAGACGCCTCATTGGGGCTGGGTTGTTGGTACGGGTATTGGCTTTAATGAGGTAAACGCTCGCTTTTGGTCAACTGCGCAGTGGCAACTCGCATTATGTTTGGCTATCGCAGGGGCAATTTTGGGTGGTTTGATCATCTCTATTCGCAAAATGCTCAACCTCCTTGGCGGTGAACCAAATGACGTACGAAAAGCGGTACAAGCCGTAGCGCAAGGCAACATTCAAATCAAATTTGATACCGTTGCACCAAAGGGCAGCATCTACGACGCTGTACAGGATATGAGTCAATCTCTGGCTAAAATGGTCACTAACTTAGAAAGCTCAATGCATGATCTTCGCTCTGAACTGTCAGCGGTAGAATCGCGATCCAATTCGATTGCAGAGCTAACCATGTCTCAACAACAATCCACTGCAATGATCGCAACAGCAATGACAGAAATGGCATCTTCTGCAAATCACGTTGCTACCTCTGCAAGTGATACTGCAAACAATACCGACGAAGCTGACAAGCAGAGCCAACACACACAATCTCTCATTCACAGCACCGTTGACAATATTCAGGGTCTAGCAACGCAACTTAATACGGCCAGCCAAGCGGTTGCAGATCTGGATCAAGACGTAAACAGCATCGTTAAGGTTCTTGATGTGATCGGCGACATTGCCGAACAAACGAACCTCTTAGCGCTAAACGCAGCAATCGAGGCTGCACGAGCGGGCGAACAAGGCCGTGGATTTGCTGTTGTCGCTGATGAGGTACGTAACCTCGCAGGCCGCACACAAGACAGTACAAAAGAAATCCAGCTAATGATTGCCAATCTGCAAGACGGTTCACGTAATGCGATTCAGACCATGGAGATCTGTGCAGAGACGAGTGAAAGCACGGTGACAGAATCTATGAATGCGTCAGAGGCGCTTCAGCAAATTGTTACTGCACTTGAGTCTATATCTGAAATGAGTCAACAAATTGCAACCGCAGCAGCAGAACAAACACAAGTAAGTGATGACATTGCACATCGTATTAACTTAATCGAAGAGAGTGGTTGTCAATTAAACTTGGTTGTAAATGAGAGTCAAACAAGCACACAAACCCTATCCGCTTTAGCAAATGAACTGGAAGGCTGGGTGAAGAAGTTCTCAGTAAAGAGCTAG